Proteins from a genomic interval of Leptospira kanakyensis:
- a CDS encoding hydroxymethylglutaryl-CoA lyase — protein MELVKITEVGPRDGLQNEKTILSTQDKFEFVSRLVETGVKHIELTSFVRKDRIPQMGDASELSALILPKFQNKVKFSSLTPNAKGYEGAKDAGFQEVAVFTATSETFTKKNINMSIEESLDFFKPIFTQAKTDGIQVRGYISTVVACPYEGKIKPEKTLEIAERLLDAGVYEISLGETIGVAVPSEVETLLEVLLKKIPKTYLAGHFHDTYGMAIANTKQALGMGIRSFDSSAGGLGGCPYAKGAAGNVATEDLVYFLQREGYQTGIQLDSLVSASQFMEEKIGRKLTSRTYVAMKNAD, from the coding sequence TTGGAACTAGTTAAAATCACAGAAGTAGGACCAAGAGATGGACTGCAAAACGAAAAAACCATTCTCTCCACTCAGGATAAATTTGAATTCGTATCTCGTCTAGTAGAAACCGGAGTAAAACATATAGAACTCACTTCCTTTGTTCGGAAAGACCGAATTCCTCAAATGGGGGATGCTTCTGAACTTTCCGCACTCATCCTTCCTAAGTTCCAAAACAAAGTCAAATTTTCTTCACTCACTCCGAATGCCAAAGGGTACGAAGGAGCAAAAGATGCCGGCTTCCAGGAAGTTGCCGTTTTCACCGCCACATCCGAAACCTTTACCAAAAAAAATATCAATATGTCCATCGAAGAAAGTTTGGATTTTTTCAAACCCATCTTTACCCAAGCAAAAACAGATGGAATCCAAGTGCGGGGATATATTTCTACAGTTGTGGCTTGTCCTTACGAAGGAAAAATCAAACCGGAAAAAACACTAGAAATCGCAGAACGTCTGCTAGATGCCGGTGTTTATGAAATTTCACTTGGAGAAACCATAGGAGTGGCAGTTCCCTCAGAAGTAGAAACTCTACTGGAAGTCCTTTTGAAAAAAATTCCGAAAACATATTTGGCAGGACATTTCCACGATACATATGGAATGGCAATAGCCAACACCAAACAAGCGCTTGGTATGGGTATCCGTAGTTTTGATAGTTCTGCGGGAGGCCTGGGTGGATGTCCTTATGCCAAAGGAGCCGCTGGTAACGTTGCGACTGAGGACTTAGTTTATTTTTTACAAAGAGAAGGATACCAAACGGGAATCCAATTGGACTCTCTGGTTTCAGCAAGCCAATTTATGGAAGAAAAAATTGGAAGGAAACTGACTTCTAGAACATACGTTGCCATGAAGAATGCCGATTGA
- a CDS encoding tetratricopeptide repeat protein gives MFFRSFSLALMFFIPSLIWGQKLIGNQEYPEILWGKDQEFDTSDFPNGSFIYQKDDFILARGKLFQGEPPKSNGSFTYGTETITNSGKWNNDTIEILLNGKPNTRNEVIKRLEAGVRFDPQFFPFRYNLGRLYSLEMKYEKALVEFEYAKAEMPEYFKTYLHIAILSEITRQVYYAIMNYKLAVEKNPYDTEALIRLADHYLATGLKNRALLYLNKALKIEEESPNVKLGFARLEMEKGNFHIAYKIFNRTTLTTAEGKPKPYDKKFHYYFAETASKVTDYETAEEEYTKMLSFTNDPFFATVSSKVITRRRDIAKKFAEAKRTQLDDSEEETTPPNE, from the coding sequence ATGTTCTTCCGTAGCTTCAGTCTCGCACTTATGTTTTTTATCCCCAGTCTGATTTGGGGACAAAAATTGATTGGGAATCAGGAATATCCGGAAATCCTGTGGGGCAAAGACCAAGAATTCGATACCTCTGATTTTCCAAACGGTTCCTTTATCTACCAAAAAGATGATTTTATTTTGGCACGAGGAAAACTCTTCCAAGGGGAACCACCCAAATCCAACGGAAGTTTTACCTATGGCACAGAAACCATCACCAATTCGGGAAAATGGAATAACGATACCATTGAAATTCTTTTGAACGGAAAACCAAATACCAGGAATGAAGTCATCAAACGTTTGGAAGCCGGCGTCAGGTTTGATCCTCAATTTTTTCCTTTCCGATACAACTTAGGACGCCTGTATTCTTTGGAAATGAAGTATGAAAAGGCACTAGTTGAATTTGAATACGCCAAAGCAGAGATGCCCGAGTATTTTAAAACTTACTTACATATCGCAATTCTATCTGAGATCACAAGGCAAGTATATTATGCGATTATGAATTACAAATTGGCTGTGGAAAAAAATCCCTATGATACAGAAGCTCTTATCCGTCTTGCGGATCATTATCTCGCGACAGGACTCAAAAACCGTGCCCTTCTCTATTTGAATAAAGCTCTGAAGATAGAAGAAGAAAGTCCAAATGTTAAATTGGGATTCGCCAGGCTTGAAATGGAAAAAGGAAATTTCCATATAGCTTATAAAATTTTCAATCGCACCACTCTCACCACAGCAGAAGGGAAACCAAAACCTTACGATAAAAAATTCCATTATTATTTTGCGGAAACTGCATCCAAAGTCACAGACTATGAAACAGCAGAAGAAGAATACACAAAGATGTTAAGTTTTACAAACGATCCCTTCTTTGCCACCGTCTCTTCCAAAGTGATAACAAGAAGGCGAGACATTGCAAAAAAGTTTGCTGAAGCTAAACGGACTCAGTTAGATGATTCAGAAGAGGAAACAACTCCTCCAAACGAGTGA
- a CDS encoding ABC transporter ATP-binding protein has translation MFALKNITVKVNGRILLNQINLTADTNQITGLIGKSGSGKSTLFRLALGLLSPTEGYEWSGSIDWKGTPLSKKQNPNLQPVFQDPHGSFSPFGSMKDLLLEPIRIKNGYFLSDEIKKKETLKIESFCKRFDLGLDLLNKTKQELSGGQLQRFAILRSLLTNPEYLLLDEPVTALDVLVQKKIAEELKQINQINRLGMFFVSHDLGFLSFMCDEIYVLDGGEIVEAGKPKEILINPKSGLLQSLVAARNHSFGGVVSSSESSN, from the coding sequence ATGTTTGCTCTTAAAAATATTACTGTCAAAGTGAATGGAAGAATCCTTTTAAATCAAATCAATCTAACGGCAGATACAAATCAAATTACGGGCCTCATTGGAAAGTCTGGTTCTGGAAAATCCACTTTGTTTCGGTTGGCACTGGGCCTTTTGAGTCCTACAGAGGGATATGAATGGAGTGGTTCTATCGATTGGAAAGGTACTCCCTTATCCAAAAAACAAAATCCAAATCTCCAACCCGTATTTCAAGATCCTCATGGTAGTTTTTCTCCGTTTGGTTCCATGAAAGATTTACTCCTCGAACCAATTCGGATTAAAAATGGATATTTTTTAAGTGATGAAATCAAAAAGAAAGAAACCTTAAAGATCGAATCTTTTTGTAAAAGGTTTGATTTAGGTTTAGATTTATTAAATAAAACCAAGCAAGAGTTAAGTGGTGGTCAATTACAACGTTTTGCTATTTTAAGATCTCTACTGACAAACCCTGAATATTTACTTCTGGATGAACCAGTGACAGCACTCGATGTCCTCGTTCAAAAAAAAATTGCCGAGGAACTCAAACAAATCAACCAGATCAATCGTTTAGGTATGTTCTTTGTTTCTCATGATTTAGGATTTTTGTCCTTTATGTGTGACGAGATTTATGTTTTGGATGGGGGTGAGATTGTGGAAGCGGGCAAACCAAAGGAAATTCTAATAAATCCAAAATCCGGTTTGTTACAAAGTTTGGTAGCTGCTAGAAATCACTCGTTTGGAGGAGTTGTTTCCTCTTCTGAATCATCTAACTGA